The Rhinolophus ferrumequinum isolate MPI-CBG mRhiFer1 chromosome 19, mRhiFer1_v1.p, whole genome shotgun sequence genome has a segment encoding these proteins:
- the LOC117038717 gene encoding 60S ribosomal protein L36a-like produces MVNIPKKHWTFCKCGKHQPHKVTQKGKDALYAQGNWCSDRKQSRSGEQTKPMVRKKANTAKNVVLRLECVELNCRSKRMLAIKRCKHFEWGGDKREGQGIQV; encoded by the coding sequence ATGGTGAACATTCCTAAAAAGCACTGGACTTTTTGTAAGTGTGGCAAGCACCAACCCCACAAAGTGACACAGAAGGGCAAGGATGCTCTGTATGCACAGGGAAACTGGTGTTCTGACAGGAAGCAGAGTCGTTCTGGTGAGCAGACTAAGCCGATGGTCCGCAAAAAGGCTAACACTGCAAAGAACGTTGTCTTGAGGCTTGAGTGTGTTGAACTCAACTGCAGATCTAAGAGAATGCTGGCTATTAAGAGATGCAAGCATTTTGAATGGGGAGGAGATAAGAGAGAGGGCCAGGGGATTCAGGTCTAA